ttgacaagacaaagagatcaacaagacaaaacagactgacaaaacagattgacaagacaaagagatcaacaagacaaaacagatTGACAAAACAGATTgacaagacaaacagatcgacaagacaaaacagatcGACCAGCAAGACAAACCaatcaacaagacaagacaaacagatcgacaagacaaacagatcgaCCAGCAAGACAAACTGATCGACAAGACAAGCAgatcgacaagacaagacaaacaaattgacaagacagactgacaagacaaacagatcacccagcaagacaaacagatcaacctgacaagacaaacagatcacccagcaagacaaacagatcgacgcgacaagacaaacagattgacaagacaaagagatcaacaagacaaaacagactgacaaaacagattgacaagacaaagagatcaacaagacaaaacagatTGACAAAACAGATtgacaagacaaacagatcaacaagacaaaacagatcgacaagacaaacagatcaacaagacaaaacagatcgacaagacaaacagattgacaagacaaacagatcaacaagacaaaacagattgacaaaacagactgacaagacaaacagatcaacaagacaaaacagatCGACCAGCAAGACAAACCgatcaacaagacaagacaaacagatcgacaagacaaaacagatcTACCAGCAAGACAAACCaatcaacaagacaagacaaacagatcgacaagacaaacagatcgaCCAGCAAGACAAACTGATCGACAAGACAAGCAgatcgacaagacaagacaagacaaattgacaagacagactgacaagacaaacagattacccagcaagacaaacagatcaacctgacaagacaaacagatcacccagcaagacaaacagatcgacgcgacaagacaaacagattgacaagacaaagagatcaacaagacaaaacagactgacaaaacagattgacaagacaaagagatcaacaagacaaaacagactgacaaaacagattgacaagacaaacagatcaacaagacaaaacagatCGACCAGCAAGACAAACCaatcaacaagacaagacaaactgaTCGACAAGACAAGCAgatcgacaagacaagacaaacaaactgacaagacagactgacaagacaaacACATCGCCCAGCAAGACAAACTGATCGACAAGACAAGCAgatcgacaagacaagacaagacaaattgaCAAGACGGactgacaagacaaacagatcgaCCAGCAAGACAAACTGATCGACAAGACAAGCAgatcgacaagacaagacaaacaaactgacaagacagactgacaagacaaacagatcgacgcgacaagacaaacagactgacaagacagacacgcaaacagacaaacaaagaaacagagacagagagaaaaggcctcgacaaaactgacactgacatagcacaaattcccactccaccccccacccccccaacccccacctgcaGTGACTTTTCAGCGCACAATACCACAACACTCTCAGCAAGACACAAAATAACCCCCACATCATAAACaggaaaaacatcatcatcactgctgcttacagcctacacacacacacacacacacacagggttgttataaatggacaagaagaaaaaaacgaaacatgtataaacaagaaaaaagaaacgtgtataaacagacattcaaacagCATAACTGTTCATGCCTTGCTGACCACACAAGTCTGTTATGAACGGGGGAAAAAGAAACATGCATAAACATATGTTCAAAGAATATAGCTGATATGGTAATAAACGGATCTGCAAATTATTACCAGTTCAGTAgcagcttttaactcactcagtacggccagtcctctcttctcctctacacagacccctcggatgtcctgtgggtgtctgaatgacccaacctttagcttccgtcgtcagaattgtggtattctttgtcaacattcacctctttagtataagagccttccgcttgcaatattttgatgatggtaattggggtgaaacgctgttaacgtcgattctttcgccgttcgtatggagagagttaaaaaagtaTATACTTCAAGTTCAACTCCTCTGCTGCATTCTTGCTCAAGGGCCGTTTTTATTCAGTCACTGACGCGGGTGTGCCTAGGACATTTTCCAAAATCTGAACGATACAAAATGGCACGGAACTCCAGTGACAATTTATACAgtataaaatttaaaacaaaacaaaacaaaaaaaaaaaaaacctgaaaaaaacaacaacataccggTACTTGACATTCAATACTGATCTATATGCATCAACAGAATGCTGCAAAAGAGCATCAGACATTCAACACTGATATGTTTGTGGCAGCTGTGCTAAGTAGAAACTGAGCCGCTAAGATATTTTGGCTTCAGAAATGGCAACCTCAATGATATGTATGCAAAAAAACATGGTCAATGATGCACTCTGGCATATGGTATTTCATTAGGTGACATGCCTGATAGAACTATTGGGTGCAAAGTACTAAAAGAAACAGCCATGCTCTAAATGATTTGTGTTCAGATCTGATCAGAAACTATAACTCTTTGATCAACTTcacttctgtcttttttgtttaagAATGTCATGATAAATCAATGATGAAATGGAAACTGCATAACATCCTGAACTACTACTAacaatgcatgtgcatgcattaatacaaatgtatacaaacatgcatttattgacacagacacattcacttaTTGCTTGATAATACTTATACCTAAACAATTTGcgtaacagtaaaaaaaaaaataaaaaaaaaactggttgaAAGTCAACTAGTTCATTCGCACTCTTGAGACCATCAACTATAGTTCAAATCTACATTATTTCAGATAccaaacaatacaataaacaccAGTTAATgaacatgtaactttttttttcaaaaagaagaaaaaaaagctactaACTGCAAAATGTCACTAAAGAGCAGAGGAAATTATTGCATGGTCAGGCAGACAttcacaaaaagacaaagagcACCCTACCCCAATCTTTAAACAAAATTAATTCCAACCTGCATGCTATTTACCAAACTCCATTGATCTGCAATCCAAAAAAAATAAGTCTTAATTTCTAGTGTAAATAACATCTTCTAAAGTGACAAATTGACACTCAACGTATTTCATTACAAGTGTACATGCCTGACTGAAAATCTCACCATCAGGAACAGATGATGTAAAAAATCTGCAACAAACTGAAGGTTTCAGGAGCAAACTTTACTGATCTTTTATTCAATGTGATGACAACAATTAACATGGACAGAGAAATCACACTTGCAGAAGTTGCACAAACTTCagatctccctctttctatccttGTTCTAAACATAGCCACCATTCATTGATATTTTCTTTCCTGAAGGTCTGGTATTGTTGATTTAGTTGGTTTTTCTTTGTGGC
This window of the Babylonia areolata isolate BAREFJ2019XMU chromosome 17, ASM4173473v1, whole genome shotgun sequence genome carries:
- the LOC143291408 gene encoding uncharacterized protein LOC143291408, whose translation is MGHIFNDILKALRKSVLSCRSVCLVLLIGLSCWSICFVLLICLSCQSVLSICFVLLICLSCQSVCLVDLFCLVDLFVLSICFVLLICLSCQSVLSICFVLLISLSCQSVLSVCFVLLISLSCQSVCLVASICLSCWVICLSCQVDLFVLLGDLFVLSVCLVNLFVLSCRSACLVDQFVLLVDLFVLSICLSCLVDWFVLLVDLFCLVDLFVLSICFVNLFCLVDLFVLSICFVSLFCLVDLFVLSICLSCRVDLFVLLGDLFVLSVCLVNLFVLSCRSACLVDQFVLLVDLFVLSICLSCLVDWFVLLVDLFCLVDLFVLSICFVSLFCLVDLFVLSICFVSLFCLVDLFVLSICLSCRVDLFVLLGDLFVLSG